The Paracoccus sp. MA DNA segment CTTTTCCTTGGCGTCGGCGATCATCTTGTTGACCGCGTCGAACTGGTGGAACCGGGGGAAGATCAGGGTCTCCTTGACCGACCAGTTTCCCTTCAGGTCGACCACGTTCTTCTTCTCGACATAGACGAAGCTGTGGAAGATCCGCAGGAACGCGTCGGGCTGGCAGATCTCCTCCCAGAAATAGGCGACGGGGTATTCCCCGTCGGCCCGTGCCGGGTTTCGCGCGCGGCCGCTGTCGCCCTTGTTGAAGGGCAGGAAGAAGGTGTCCTCGCCCGCGAGCTTCGTGGTCATCCAGATCTCGCTGTCGGACATCGCGAAATGGACCACCGCGCCACGATGCTGCGTCAGGAGCGGGTGCTTGCGTTTCGTGACCGGGTCCACGGGCAAGCGGTCGCGCCGGTACTGGGCTTTCGCGTGCTCCACCGACTGGGTGAAATCCGTCTTCAGCTCGACCGTCGCCAACGGCAGGCCGTTCAGGAACAGGCCGAGGTCGATGGCGAGCTCGCGGCCCGGGTGATACTTCAGCTGAGGCACCACCCGCAGCCGGTTCGACGCGTAGCGGTGCAGGACCTTCTCGTTGCGCTGATCCTCGGGCGCGGCCTCGGACAAGTCCAGATGCCCCGCGCCAGCGATGGAGAAGCCCCGGCGCAGGGTCTGCACCATCCCCTGTTTCTCCAGCGCGGTCTCCAGCCGGTCCATGACGACCTTCAGGGTCTTGTCGCCGTTCATCGAATGAAGCCGGTCCCATTTCTGGGGCTGGGTGGCGCGCAGCCAGGCTTCCAGGTCCTCCGGATACATGGCGCGGTCCGCGTCATAGGCGTCGGAGGCGCCGACCAGCCAGCCAGCCGCGGCGAGCTTGCCAACGATATGGGCCTCGAGGTGCTTCTCGTGATGCAGGTCGCTCATGCAGCACGCCTCACGTCGATCTTGCCGGTGACGGCGGCGGTGATCAGGGCGGAACGCTTCTCGCGGAGAAGGTCGATGCTGCGCTCGGTCAGGGCGATCAGGCCGTCGATGCGAGACACTTCGTGCTCAATCTGACGCGCAATCTCCACTTGCTCTTCGTGCGGAGGGACAGGAAAGCGAACAGTTCTTAGATCGTCTTGGGAAATCTTCATTCGGATGGTATTCATCTGGCCCGTACCGCTGATTTTCATCAGGATACCCTTGCCAAAGCGAAGTAGCCCCTTCTGGAATCCACTGTTCATGAATATTTTCTCGAAGAATGGAACATATACGTCATCGTTTTTCGGATAGAGCGAATAGTATACGGGGCTGATCGCACCATAGTATTTTGATCGCCCCACTGCGCCAACGATCACGTTCATACTGTTTAGGACGATATCCCCCTCGTGCGCGATCTTGTATGCAGTCAGGTCGTCCTTGCTCTTATTTCCGCCGCGGCCCTCTTCCGTGTATGGAGTGACGCCATGAGCGATGGACAGGGAAAGAATGTTCTCTGTTTTTACGGGGTCATTCTTCTCATTTCGGAAATTGAAAAAAGCACGCAGAGGCTTGACCTCCCAGTGCACAGGTATTTCACCGATCCAAGCTTCTCCCGAGTCTTTGGTCGGCGCATCCGGGTCAAAACCCTTGGTGACCGCATGGGTGATCACGGCCGCCCGCTTTTCCTTCAGCAGCGCGATGAACCGGGTCTTCTTCTCGATCAGGCCGTCAATCAGGCCGGTTTCGCGTTCGAGGTAGCGGGCGATGGCGACCTGATCCTCCTCTGAAGGTACTGGAAGCTTGATGTCTCCCAGTGTTGAAGGGTTGATCGCCGGATAACTTATCCCGGTTGAGCGCGCGACAACCTCTTCGATGAAAGGCTGTGAGTGAACCGCATAAAAAAGGAAGGTCGGGTCGACGCCTGAAACAGGACGGCAAACCGCGAAGCCGGTCGAAGCGATGTTTTTGTCGTCCTCCCGGCCAATCCGCGCGATAGCTCGTAGATAGGTCCGCACGGTCGAAATAATTAGATCGTTTTCCCGGACCAGTTTCCGAGCGCGGCTTGGCGCATCCGAAAAGGTGACCGACTGCTTTGTCGTGATGCCCTTTCCATAAACAACACTTCCGATATCTATGTAATCAAAACGAAAATCAGGATTAGTCGTTTCAGATAAGCTTTCAGGGTTAAGTCGAGTCACGCTTTTGAGCGGTTTCAACTCGGTCTGCGTGTCGGGCCAGTACATCAGTCCGTCACCTCCGCGAGCACCGCCGCGATTTCCGCTTCGACCGCCTTCAGCTCGGCGTCGATCTCCTCCAGATCGCGGGGCGGCTGGTATTCATAGAAGTAGCGGTTGAAGTTGATCTCATACCCCACGACACCCACCTGACCGTCGTATTCGTCGCGGAACGCCTCATCCACATAGGCGTCGGGCGCATGGGGCAGCACCTCCTGCGCCATGTAGTCCCGGATGTCGGTACCCAAGGGGATGTTCTCGAAATCCGTCAGGTCGTCATCGGGGATCACCGCGCCGGATTTGTCCAGAACCGGGTCAAGGTCCGGGTCGCGCACCCCGAACGCCTTCTGGAACGCCTTGATCAGGGCGGCGTTCACGCGGCCCAGCCCAGCGTCGCGCTTGGCCGCGTTCTTGACCAAGGCCTCGAACCGGTGCCAGCCGTGCGCCTCGCCCATGTCCGCCTGAAACAGCCCGGTCCAGGCGGCCTGTTCTGTGGGGGACAGCTTGCCCCAGGCGGTTTCGTCCGCAAGCGCGGCCAGCCCCTCGGGCGAGATCACGATCTTCTTGCGCAGCGGGCGCAGGACCTTCACCCGGCGATAGCCGAAATCGCGGCTGTCGAAGAGGCGGCTTTCCTTCGTCTCGGCGAAGTCGGAATACATCTGGACGATCTGGCGGATCTGGTCATCCCCGACACGGCGGCGCTTGTTGCCTTCGCTCTTGCGCATGGGCTCGAACAGCGCGGTCGCGTCGATCAGCTGGACCTTGCCTTTCCGGGCGGCCGGCTTGTTGTTGGACAGAAGCCAGATGTAGGTGCCGATCCCGGTGCGGAAGAAGATCTCGGTCGGCAGCGCGATGATCGCCTCGACCACGTCCTCCTCCAGCAGGTAGCGCCGGATCTCGGATTCCCCTTGCCCCGCGTTCCCGTTGAAGAGGGGCGAGCCGGACAGGACGATGGCCGCCCGCCCGCCGCCGCGCTCCGGCGCCTCCAGCTTGCTGAGGAGGTGGAGGAGGAAGAGCATCGACCCGTCGCTGACGCGCGGCAGCTTCGGGCCGAACCGGCCCTCGAACCCCTTCTCCTGATGCTCCCGGACCACGGCGGCCTGGTCCATCTCCCATTTCTTGCCGAAGGGCGGATTCGAGACGCAGTAATGGAACCGCTCGTTCGCGAGCTTGTCGTCTGACAGGGTGCTGCCGAGCTTGATGTTCTTCGACAGGTCGCGGCCCGGATCGGACTCGACGGTCTTGAGCAGCATCGAGGCGAGACAGACCGCGTGGGTTTCCGGTTCCAGCTCCTGGCCGTAGGGAACGATGACCGGAGCGACCGAGTAGCGGTCGCGTAGGGCGTTCACATGTTCCATCCCATCCGACAGGAAGCCACCGGTGCCGCAGGTGGGGTCATAGAGGGTCCGGATCAGGCCGGGGTTGTCGATGAACATCTGGTCGTCCGGGTCGAGCAGCAGCTCGATGGCCAGATGCACCACGTCGCGCGGGGTCATGAAGTCTTCGGCCGCCTCGTTCACCTCGGCGCCGAAGCGCCGGATCAGGTGTTCGTAGACGTTGGACATCACCCGCTCCGGAACCGCGTCCGGGTGAAGATCGATGGCGGCGAAGTTCTGGCAGATCTTGTAGAGGACCCCGGCCTTGTCCATCCGGGCGAGCGTGTTCGCGAAGTCGAACTGTTCGAAGATCACGCGCGCGTTGTCAGAGAAGGAGGCGATGTAGTCCTCGAGGTTCTGACGGGTGCGGGTCGCACCGAGGCTGCGCAGGTCGTAGTTCGAGGTGTTGTAGAACGGGTAGCCGGTCTGGGTGCGCAGGATGACGTCGAGGTCTATCCCGCTGTCTTTCATCTTCTTGACGGTATCGCGCACCTGATCCCGAGTCGGCTCCAGAACGCATTCCAGGCGGCGCAGGAGGGTGAAGGGCAGAATGACCTTGCCGAAATCGACGTGCTTGAAATTCCCCCAGAGGTCGTCCGCGTTTTTCCAGATGAAATCGGCGAGGGCGGTGTTCGTGCTCATTAGCCTTCCTTGTTATTGTTGGGATCGGTTTCGGGCGCACGCAGCGCCTCAAGGAGCCGCCCGTCCGGCAGCACCGCCCACTTGTAGATCTGGATCGCTGTCCAGCCGGTCGCTTTGCAGCCCCACTCGTTGAAGCTCATCAGCTCGCCGCGAAACTCGACACGCTTCCCGTCCACCACGGTAGCGGCGCTATCTGGTCGGTCCTTTATCGTGAGGATGGTGCCAACCGGCAGAAGCCCCTCGTCGACCATTTCGCGTGTCTTCATCAGCCGCGCTCGGCCCGACTTGGCTGGCGCGGGTGGCACTTCCTCAAGCGACGCTTCGGCGAGCTTGATTCTATCGGTCGTGGTCGACGTCTCGGAAAGCCCGTCGAGCTTGGCCATGAAAGCCTCTACCCGCGGATAGAAGCTCCGCAGCCCTGATCGCCGCAGCGAGGCGCGGACTTCGCCTGCGGTTAGGCCAGCGGCCCGTTTGGCGACCAGACGGACAAACGCGTCGTCTTCCGTAATTGCGTCGAGGACCGCCTCGACCTGCCGGTCCACCCGCCACTCCGTCCAAAGCGCGTCGATCGCGCGCGCCTGCATCCGGCCGCGGGACAGGAGCGAGAGCGTAGCGGCGATGTCTTCGATCGCGGCAGACGGGTCGTCGAGCAGGACCGTCAGGAACAGTTTCTCTTCCGCTTCGACCGGTGCGTGGACCTTGTAGATCCTCCAGGCCGCGCCATTGGT contains these protein-coding regions:
- a CDS encoding restriction endonuclease subunit S, with translation MYWPDTQTELKPLKSVTRLNPESLSETTNPDFRFDYIDIGSVVYGKGITTKQSVTFSDAPSRARKLVRENDLIISTVRTYLRAIARIGREDDKNIASTGFAVCRPVSGVDPTFLFYAVHSQPFIEEVVARSTGISYPAINPSTLGDIKLPVPSEEDQVAIARYLERETGLIDGLIEKKTRFIALLKEKRAAVITHAVTKGFDPDAPTKDSGEAWIGEIPVHWEVKPLRAFFNFRNEKNDPVKTENILSLSIAHGVTPYTEEGRGGNKSKDDLTAYKIAHEGDIVLNSMNVIVGAVGRSKYYGAISPVYYSLYPKNDDVYVPFFEKIFMNSGFQKGLLRFGKGILMKISGTGQMNTIRMKISQDDLRTVRFPVPPHEEQVEIARQIEHEVSRIDGLIALTERSIDLLREKRSALITAAVTGKIDVRRAA
- a CDS encoding class I SAM-dependent DNA methyltransferase, which produces MSTNTALADFIWKNADDLWGNFKHVDFGKVILPFTLLRRLECVLEPTRDQVRDTVKKMKDSGIDLDVILRTQTGYPFYNTSNYDLRSLGATRTRQNLEDYIASFSDNARVIFEQFDFANTLARMDKAGVLYKICQNFAAIDLHPDAVPERVMSNVYEHLIRRFGAEVNEAAEDFMTPRDVVHLAIELLLDPDDQMFIDNPGLIRTLYDPTCGTGGFLSDGMEHVNALRDRYSVAPVIVPYGQELEPETHAVCLASMLLKTVESDPGRDLSKNIKLGSTLSDDKLANERFHYCVSNPPFGKKWEMDQAAVVREHQEKGFEGRFGPKLPRVSDGSMLFLLHLLSKLEAPERGGGRAAIVLSGSPLFNGNAGQGESEIRRYLLEEDVVEAIIALPTEIFFRTGIGTYIWLLSNNKPAARKGKVQLIDATALFEPMRKSEGNKRRRVGDDQIRQIVQMYSDFAETKESRLFDSRDFGYRRVKVLRPLRKKIVISPEGLAALADETAWGKLSPTEQAAWTGLFQADMGEAHGWHRFEALVKNAAKRDAGLGRVNAALIKAFQKAFGVRDPDLDPVLDKSGAVIPDDDLTDFENIPLGTDIRDYMAQEVLPHAPDAYVDEAFRDEYDGQVGVVGYEINFNRYFYEYQPPRDLEEIDAELKAVEAEIAAVLAEVTD
- a CDS encoding type I restriction enzyme HsdR N-terminal domain-containing protein codes for the protein MTIADSLNALAACLPTVRTRILSYRDRRVRLTESDTIRVLILPVLEALGWDLQDVEEVRSEYRHTAADNPVDYALFLHSTPALFVEAKALGVSLDDRKPLLQTLNYANAAGVDWCVLTNGAAWRIYKVHAPVEAEEKLFLTVLLDDPSAAIEDIAATLSLLSRGRMQARAIDALWTEWRVDRQVEAVLDAITEDDAFVRLVAKRAAGLTAGEVRASLRRSGLRSFYPRVEAFMAKLDGLSETSTTTDRIKLAEASLEEVPPAPAKSGRARLMKTREMVDEGLLPVGTILTIKDRPDSAATVVDGKRVEFRGELMSFNEWGCKATGWTAIQIYKWAVLPDGRLLEALRAPETDPNNNKEG